A portion of the Streptomyces erythrochromogenes genome contains these proteins:
- the ftsW gene encoding putative lipid II flippase FtsW, whose product MPAKQMLPGRRPSAVKAQGRKRPGVSVKRPGRPPGRGPLAGLRRTQQQLRRAWDRPLTAYYLIFGSSLLITVLGLVMVYSASMIKALQLGLGDAYFFKKQFLAALIGTVLLLVASRMPVKLHRALSYPVLAGTLFLMVLVQVPGIGVSINGNQNWISLGGPFMLQPSEFGKLALILWGADLLARKGDKGLLSQWKHLLVPLVPVAFLLLGLIMLGGDMGTAMILGAILFGLLWLAGAPTRMFVGVLAFAGAIVALLIKTSPHRMDRLECIGATEPGKNDLCWQAVHGIYALASGGWFGSGLGASVEKWGQLPEAHTDFIFAITGEELGLAGTLSVLALFAALGYAGIRVAGRTEDSFVRFAAGGVTTWITAQAVINIGAVLGLLPIAGVPLPLFSYGGSALLPTMFAVGLLIAFAREEPAARAALAMRQPKTGWRRTGVRWKSMRRRVKKRPSGER is encoded by the coding sequence ATGCCGGCCAAGCAGATGCTGCCGGGGCGGCGGCCGTCCGCCGTGAAGGCGCAGGGCCGCAAGCGCCCCGGGGTGAGTGTGAAGCGCCCTGGGCGGCCCCCCGGGCGCGGGCCGCTGGCCGGCCTCCGGCGCACGCAACAGCAGTTGCGCAGGGCGTGGGACCGCCCGCTCACGGCCTATTACCTGATTTTCGGCAGCTCCCTGCTCATCACCGTGCTCGGTCTGGTGATGGTGTACTCCGCTTCCATGATCAAAGCGCTCCAGCTGGGCCTGGGCGACGCGTACTTCTTCAAGAAGCAGTTCCTCGCCGCCCTCATCGGCACGGTGCTGCTGCTGGTCGCCTCCAGGATGCCGGTGAAGCTGCACCGGGCCCTGTCCTACCCGGTGCTCGCCGGGACGCTCTTCCTGATGGTCCTGGTCCAGGTCCCCGGGATAGGGGTCTCGATCAACGGCAACCAGAACTGGATCTCCCTCGGCGGCCCGTTCATGCTGCAGCCCAGTGAGTTCGGCAAGCTCGCACTGATCCTGTGGGGCGCCGACCTGCTGGCCCGCAAGGGCGACAAGGGGCTGCTGAGCCAGTGGAAGCACCTGCTGGTGCCCCTGGTCCCCGTGGCCTTCCTGCTCCTCGGGCTCATCATGCTGGGCGGGGACATGGGCACCGCGATGATCCTCGGCGCCATCCTGTTCGGCCTGCTCTGGCTCGCGGGGGCCCCGACGCGGATGTTCGTCGGCGTGCTCGCCTTCGCGGGTGCGATCGTCGCACTGCTCATCAAGACCAGTCCGCACCGGATGGACCGCCTGGAGTGCATCGGTGCGACAGAACCGGGCAAGAACGACCTTTGCTGGCAGGCCGTACACGGGATCTACGCCCTCGCGTCGGGCGGCTGGTTCGGTTCCGGCCTGGGTGCAAGTGTGGAAAAATGGGGTCAACTACCCGAAGCCCACACCGACTTCATCTTCGCCATCACGGGGGAGGAACTGGGACTGGCGGGGACGCTGTCGGTGCTCGCCCTCTTCGCGGCTCTAGGCTATGCGGGTATCCGCGTGGCCGGACGCACGGAGGACTCCTTCGTACGGTTTGCCGCGGGAGGCGTGACCACCTGGATCACGGCCCAGGCCGTGATCAACATCGGTGCGGTGCTCGGCCTGCTGCCGATCGCCGGAGTCCCGCTCCCGCTGTTCTCCTACGGGGGGTCCGCCCTGCTGCCGACCATGTTCGCGGTCGGACTGCTCATCGCCTTCGCGCGGGAGGAGCCGGCCGCGCGCGCGGCCCTCGCGATGCGGCAGCCGAAGACCGGCTGGAGGCGGACCGGGGTGAGATGGAAGTCGATGAGACGGCGCGTCAAGAAGCGTCCGTCCGGAGAGCGGTGA
- the murG gene encoding undecaprenyldiphospho-muramoylpentapeptide beta-N-acetylglucosaminyltransferase yields the protein MHVVLAGGGTAGHIEPALALADALRRQDPSVGITALGTERGLETRLVPERGYELGLIPAVPLPRKPTPELITVPGRLRGTIKAAEEILLRTKADCVVGFGGYVALPGYLAAKRLGVPIIVHEANARPGLANKIGSRYAHAVAVSTPDSKLRGARYVGIPLRRSISTLDRAAVRPEARAAFGLDPNLPTLLVSGGSQGARRLNETIQQVAPTLQRSGVQILHAVGPKNELPRVDNMPGMPPYVPVPYVDRMDLAYAAADMMLCRAGAMTVAELSAVGLPAAYVPLPIGNGEQRLNAQPVVKAGGGLLVDDAELTPDWVLSQVLPVLSDPHRLYEMSRAAGEFGRRDADELLVGMVYEAIAAHRAR from the coding sequence GTGCATGTCGTACTCGCCGGTGGGGGGACCGCCGGCCACATCGAGCCGGCGCTCGCCCTCGCGGACGCCCTGCGCAGGCAGGACCCTTCAGTGGGCATCACCGCCCTGGGCACCGAGCGCGGACTCGAAACCCGCCTGGTGCCGGAGCGCGGCTACGAACTGGGGCTGATCCCCGCCGTACCGCTGCCCCGCAAGCCCACCCCGGAGCTGATCACCGTCCCCGGACGGCTGCGCGGCACCATCAAGGCCGCGGAGGAGATCCTCCTGCGCACCAAGGCCGACTGCGTCGTCGGCTTCGGCGGCTACGTGGCCCTGCCCGGCTACCTCGCGGCCAAGCGGCTCGGGGTGCCGATCATCGTCCACGAGGCCAACGCCCGGCCCGGACTGGCCAACAAGATCGGCTCCCGGTACGCGCACGCCGTCGCGGTCTCCACGCCCGACAGCAAGCTGCGCGGCGCCCGCTACGTGGGCATCCCGCTGCGCCGCTCCATCTCCACCCTCGACCGGGCCGCCGTACGCCCCGAGGCCCGCGCCGCCTTCGGCCTGGACCCCAACCTGCCCACGCTGCTGGTCTCCGGCGGCTCGCAGGGCGCCCGGCGCCTCAACGAGACGATCCAGCAGGTCGCTCCGACCCTCCAGCGCTCCGGCGTGCAGATCCTGCACGCGGTCGGGCCGAAGAACGAACTGCCGCGTGTCGACAACATGCCCGGGATGCCGCCCTATGTGCCGGTACCGTACGTGGACCGGATGGATCTCGCCTACGCCGCCGCCGACATGATGCTGTGCCGCGCGGGAGCGATGACCGTCGCCGAACTGTCCGCCGTCGGGCTGCCCGCCGCCTACGTCCCGCTGCCGATCGGCAACGGCGAACAGCGGCTCAACGCCCAGCCGGTGGTCAAGGCCGGCGGCGGCCTGCTCGTGGACGACGCGGAACTGACGCCCGACTGGGTGCTCAGCCAGGTCCTCCCGGTGCTGTCCGACCCGCACCGCCTGTACGAGATGTCCCGCGCCGCCGGTGAGTTCGGCCGCCGGGACGCCGACGAGCTGCTGGTCGGCATGGTGTACGAGGCGATCGCAGCCCACCGAGCCCGCTGA
- a CDS encoding cell division protein FtsQ/DivIB: MAGATTAQRGTPSSDRPGRSPRKGDGSPKPSKGPKSAKARKGTAPRGPGKHLRRGPVLASLAAAVLLVSGCTWVLYGSSWLRVEKVTATGTEVLTPEQVLAAAAVPVGSPLVSVDTDEIESRVRGRLPRIDSVDAVRAWPHGIGLKVTERKPVLLIKKDANFVEVDASGVRFDTVPKAPAGVPVLELNAGGSPSARRFDEERLLHEAVLVAGSLPAPIAKETVQVKVGSYDSIVLELTGGRSVRWGSGEQSDAKGRALTALLKAAPKAGHFDVSVPTAPAAAGS, translated from the coding sequence GTGGCCGGAGCGACGACCGCACAGCGCGGAACCCCGTCTTCTGATCGGCCCGGCCGGTCGCCCCGCAAGGGCGACGGCTCTCCCAAGCCGTCCAAGGGTCCCAAGTCCGCGAAGGCCCGGAAGGGGACCGCCCCACGGGGCCCCGGCAAGCACCTGCGCCGGGGCCCTGTGCTGGCGTCCCTGGCCGCCGCGGTACTTCTCGTCTCCGGCTGCACCTGGGTCCTCTACGGGTCCTCCTGGCTCCGCGTCGAGAAGGTCACCGCCACCGGCACGGAGGTGCTCACCCCCGAACAGGTGCTCGCCGCCGCGGCCGTACCGGTCGGCTCACCCCTCGTGAGCGTCGACACGGACGAGATCGAGAGCCGTGTCCGCGGGCGTCTGCCCCGCATCGATTCGGTCGATGCGGTGCGGGCCTGGCCGCACGGGATCGGACTCAAGGTGACCGAACGCAAACCCGTCCTGCTCATCAAAAAGGACGCCAACTTCGTGGAAGTGGACGCATCGGGTGTGCGATTCGACACGGTTCCGAAAGCACCCGCGGGTGTTCCGGTCCTCGAATTGAACGCCGGGGGCTCCCCGAGCGCCCGCCGCTTCGACGAAGAGCGGCTGCTGCACGAGGCCGTGCTCGTCGCCGGATCCCTCCCGGCGCCGATCGCCAAGGAAACCGTGCAGGTCAAGGTGGGTTCCTACGATTCGATCGTGCTGGAGCTGACCGGAGGCCGGTCCGTGCGGTGGGGCAGCGGCGAACAGAGCGACGCGAAGGGGCGTGCGCTGACCGCTTTGCTGAAAGCCGCTCCGAAGGCCGGCCACTTCGACGTGAGCGTTCCCACCGCCCCTGCGGCGGCCGGGAGTTGA
- the ftsZ gene encoding cell division protein FtsZ, translated as MAAPQNYLAVIKVIGVGGGGVNAINRMIEVGLKGVEFIAINTDAQALLMSDADVKLDVGRELTRGLGAGANPAVGRKAAEDHREEIEEVLKGADMVFVTAGEGGGTGTGGAPVVANIARSLGALTIGVVTRPFTFEGRRRANQAEDGIAELREEVDTLIVIPNDRLLSISDRQVSVLDAFKSADQVLLSGVQGITDLITTPGLINLDFADVKSVMSEAGSALMGIGSARGDDRAVAAAEMAISSPLLEASIDGARGVLLSISGGSDLGLFEINEAAQLVSEAAHPEANIIFGAVIDDALGDEVRVTVIAAGFDGGQPPARRDNVIGAASTKREEPAPAPVRAAEPVRPAFGGLGTVPPREEPPAPVEAAPVEVQAPAPQVPTARPYQDSPAEELDVPDFLK; from the coding sequence GTGGCAGCACCGCAGAACTACCTCGCAGTCATCAAGGTCATCGGTGTCGGCGGCGGTGGTGTCAATGCCATCAACCGAATGATCGAGGTCGGTCTCAAGGGCGTCGAGTTCATCGCCATCAACACCGACGCCCAGGCGCTGTTGATGAGCGACGCCGACGTCAAGCTCGACGTCGGCCGTGAACTCACCCGGGGCCTCGGCGCCGGAGCCAACCCGGCCGTCGGTCGCAAGGCGGCAGAGGACCACCGCGAGGAGATCGAGGAGGTCCTCAAGGGGGCCGACATGGTCTTCGTCACCGCCGGTGAGGGCGGCGGCACCGGCACCGGCGGCGCACCCGTCGTCGCCAACATCGCGCGCTCGCTGGGCGCCCTGACGATCGGTGTGGTCACCCGGCCGTTCACCTTCGAGGGCCGGCGCCGCGCGAACCAGGCGGAGGACGGCATCGCCGAGCTCCGCGAAGAGGTCGACACCCTCATCGTCATCCCCAACGACCGCCTGCTGTCCATCTCGGACCGCCAGGTCAGCGTCCTGGACGCCTTCAAGTCGGCGGACCAGGTCCTGCTCTCGGGCGTCCAGGGCATCACCGACCTCATCACCACCCCGGGTCTGATCAACCTCGACTTCGCCGACGTCAAGTCCGTGATGTCCGAGGCCGGCTCGGCCCTGATGGGCATCGGCTCGGCCCGCGGCGACGACCGCGCGGTGGCCGCCGCCGAGATGGCGATCTCCTCGCCGCTGCTGGAGGCGTCCATCGACGGCGCCCGCGGCGTGCTGCTCTCCATCTCCGGCGGCTCCGACCTCGGTCTCTTCGAGATCAACGAGGCCGCGCAGCTGGTGAGCGAGGCGGCGCACCCCGAGGCGAACATCATCTTCGGCGCCGTCATCGACGACGCGCTCGGCGACGAGGTACGGGTCACCGTCATCGCGGCCGGGTTCGACGGCGGACAGCCCCCGGCCCGCCGGGACAACGTCATCGGCGCCGCGTCCACGAAGCGCGAGGAGCCCGCCCCGGCTCCGGTCCGCGCCGCCGAGCCGGTCCGCCCGGCCTTCGGCGGACTCGGCACGGTCCCCCCGCGCGAGGAGCCCCCGGCCCCCGTCGAGGCGGCCCCGGTCGAGGTCCAGGCCCCCGCGCCGCAGGTCCCCACGGCCCGGCCGTACCAGGACAGCCCGGCCGAGGAACTGGATGTCCCGGACTTCTTGAAGTGA
- the pgeF gene encoding peptidoglycan editing factor PgeF, with translation MGGAHFAFTDRWGGVSAVPYEELNLGGAVGDDPAAVVANRALAARSLGLDPDQVVWMNQVHGRDVAVVDGPWGEAEIPAVDAVVTARRGLALAVLTADCTPVLLADPVAGVVGAAHAGRPGLVAGVVPAAVEAMVSLGAEPGRIVARTGPAVCGHCYEVPAQMREAVAETVPAARAETSWGTPAVDVVAGVHAQLAEAGVVNGLRSPVCTLESRDHFSYRRDRVTGRLAGYVWLTELSRGETPGSPGEKKNDGS, from the coding sequence GTGGGCGGCGCCCACTTCGCCTTCACCGACCGGTGGGGCGGAGTGAGCGCCGTTCCGTACGAAGAGCTCAACCTCGGCGGCGCGGTCGGAGACGACCCGGCCGCCGTTGTCGCGAACCGGGCCCTGGCCGCGCGGTCCCTGGGACTCGACCCGGACCAGGTGGTCTGGATGAACCAGGTGCACGGCCGGGACGTGGCGGTGGTCGACGGACCCTGGGGGGAAGCGGAGATCCCGGCCGTGGACGCGGTGGTGACCGCCCGTCGGGGGCTCGCCCTCGCCGTGCTCACCGCCGACTGCACGCCGGTCCTGCTGGCGGACCCCGTCGCCGGCGTCGTCGGGGCCGCCCACGCCGGACGGCCCGGGCTGGTCGCCGGAGTGGTGCCGGCGGCGGTGGAGGCGATGGTCTCCCTCGGCGCCGAGCCGGGGCGGATCGTCGCCCGCACCGGGCCCGCGGTCTGCGGGCACTGTTACGAGGTGCCGGCGCAGATGCGGGAGGCGGTGGCCGAAACGGTCCCCGCCGCCCGGGCCGAGACCAGCTGGGGGACACCGGCGGTCGACGTGGTCGCGGGGGTGCACGCGCAGCTCGCGGAGGCGGGGGTGGTGAACGGCCTCCGTTCCCCGGTCTGCACACTGGAGTCGCGGGACCACTTCTCGTACCGCCGTGACCGGGTGACCGGACGGCTTGCCGGATATGTCTGGTTGACGGAGCTTTCCCGGGGGGAGACCCCCGGATCCCCGGGGGAAAAGAAGAATGACGGATCGTAA
- a CDS encoding YggS family pyridoxal phosphate-dependent enzyme produces the protein MTDRKSELAENLARVEERISSACAAAGRGREEVTLIVVTKTYPASDVRLLAELGVRHVAENRDQDAAPKAAACADLPLTWHFVGQLQTNKVRSVAGYAHVVQSVDRARLVSALSAAATGAGREIGCLVQIALDAESGERGTRGGAAPEQLAELADLVAGAPGLRIDGLMTVAPLSGHYAGREQAAFERLVELSSRLRADHPTATMVSAGMSADLEQAVAAGATHVRVGTAVLGARPRLG, from the coding sequence ATGACGGATCGTAAGTCGGAGCTCGCCGAGAACCTGGCGCGGGTGGAGGAACGTATCTCGTCCGCGTGCGCGGCGGCGGGCCGAGGGCGGGAGGAGGTGACCCTCATCGTGGTCACCAAGACCTACCCCGCGAGCGACGTACGACTGCTGGCGGAGCTGGGCGTCCGTCATGTTGCTGAGAATCGCGACCAGGATGCCGCCCCCAAGGCCGCGGCCTGCGCGGATCTGCCGCTCACCTGGCACTTCGTCGGCCAGTTGCAGACCAACAAAGTCCGTTCCGTGGCGGGATACGCGCACGTGGTGCAGTCCGTCGACCGGGCCCGGCTCGTGAGTGCCCTCTCGGCGGCCGCGACGGGTGCGGGCCGTGAGATCGGCTGCCTCGTCCAGATCGCCCTCGACGCCGAGTCGGGCGAGCGGGGGACCCGGGGCGGGGCCGCACCGGAGCAGCTCGCGGAGTTGGCGGACCTCGTCGCCGGGGCACCCGGACTGCGGATCGACGGACTGATGACCGTCGCACCGCTGTCCGGCCACTACGCGGGACGCGAACAGGCCGCCTTCGAGCGGTTGGTGGAATTGTCATCCCGCCTGCGCGCGGACCATCCGACTGCCACGATGGTGTCGGCCGGGATGAGCGCAGACCTGGAACAGGCCGTTGCGGCCGGTGCGACACATGTACGCGTCGGCACTGCGGTACTCGGCGCGAGACCCCGGCTCGGGTAA
- a CDS encoding cell division protein SepF, which yields MAGAMRKMAVYLGLVEDDRYDNPGYDPDDEFEPEPEMERARERDRRQQPVHQSPVSDEPVRVVQPPAQREPIPIPVENGRPARIAPVASITPDRTNLEKNAPVIMPKVVSEREPYRITTLHPRTYNEARTIGEHFREGTPVIMNLTEMDDTDAKRLVDFAAGLVFGLHGSIERVTQKVFLLSPANVDVTAEDKARIAEGGFFNQS from the coding sequence ATGGCCGGCGCGATGCGCAAGATGGCGGTCTACCTCGGCCTCGTGGAGGACGACCGGTACGACAACCCGGGGTACGACCCCGACGACGAGTTCGAGCCCGAGCCGGAGATGGAGCGGGCTCGGGAGCGGGATCGCCGACAGCAGCCCGTGCACCAGTCGCCCGTATCGGACGAACCGGTACGAGTCGTACAGCCTCCGGCGCAGCGGGAGCCCATCCCAATTCCGGTGGAAAACGGACGTCCTGCGCGAATTGCCCCCGTGGCATCCATCACACCTGATCGCACGAACCTGGAGAAGAACGCCCCCGTGATCATGCCCAAGGTCGTCTCCGAGCGGGAGCCGTACCGCATCACGACACTGCACCCCCGGACCTACAACGAGGCCCGTACCATCGGGGAACACTTCCGTGAGGGCACTCCGGTGATCATGAATCTCACGGAGATGGACGACACGGATGCGAAGCGTCTCGTGGACTTCGCCGCCGGACTCGTGTTCGGTCTGCACGGCAGCATTGAACGCGTGACACAGAAGGTGTTCCTGCTGTCGCCTGCTAACGTCGATGTCACGGCGGAGGACAAGGCCCGCATCGCGGAGGGCGGGTTCTTCAACCAAAGCTAG
- a CDS encoding YggT family protein, with protein MGIALQVVYVVLMCFLIVLIFRLVMDYVFQFARSWTPGKAMVVVLEATYTVTDPPLKLLRRFIPPLRLGGVALDLSFFVLMIIVYILISFVSTAARSV; from the coding sequence ATGGGCATCGCGCTGCAGGTGGTCTACGTCGTGCTGATGTGCTTCCTGATCGTGCTGATCTTCCGACTGGTCATGGACTATGTGTTCCAGTTCGCACGTTCATGGACACCCGGCAAGGCGATGGTGGTCGTTCTGGAGGCCACCTACACTGTCACCGATCCACCGCTCAAGCTCCTTCGGCGGTTCATTCCGCCGTTGCGTCTCGGCGGCGTGGCACTCGACCTGTCCTTCTTCGTTCTGATGATCATCGTTTACATCCTCATCAGCTTCGTGAGCACCGCTGCGAGAAGCGTGTGA
- a CDS encoding DivIVA domain-containing protein — translation MPLTPEDVRNKQFTTVRLREGYDEDEVDAFLDEVESELTRLLRENEDLRAKLAAATRAAAQNQQQQGMRKPEPQDQRGPGAPVPAAISGPPQQQNPQMGPPQLPGGAPQLPPGPGGQGQQGPGPMGGPMGGPMQQHPMGGPQGMGQQPMGQQQSMGGQNPLGQQMQPMGQQMQPMGQQMQPMGQPMQQMQQQPQLPQQGPGGDSAARVLSLAQQTADQAIAEARSEANKIVGEARSRAEGLERDARAKADALERDAQEKHRVAMGSLESARATLERKVEDLRGFEREYRTRLKSYLESQLRQLETQADDSLAPPRNPAGPALPPSPSPSMAPAGAMGHSMGGPSMGGPSMGGPSPMGAGPSYGGQQQMSPAMTQPMAPVRPAAPQPMQAPSPMRGFLIDEDDN, via the coding sequence ATGCCGCTGACTCCCGAGGACGTGCGGAACAAGCAGTTCACGACCGTCCGCCTCCGAGAAGGCTATGACGAGGACGAGGTCGATGCCTTCCTCGACGAGGTCGAGTCCGAACTGACGCGCCTGCTGCGCGAGAACGAGGACCTGCGCGCCAAGCTGGCCGCCGCCACGCGCGCCGCCGCGCAGAACCAGCAGCAGCAGGGCATGCGCAAGCCCGAGCCCCAGGACCAGCGCGGCCCCGGCGCCCCCGTGCCCGCGGCCATATCCGGCCCGCCGCAGCAGCAGAACCCGCAGATGGGCCCGCCCCAGCTGCCGGGCGGCGCACCGCAGCTCCCGCCGGGCCCCGGCGGCCAGGGCCAGCAGGGCCCCGGCCCGATGGGCGGCCCCATGGGCGGCCCCATGCAGCAGCACCCCATGGGCGGACCGCAGGGCATGGGCCAGCAGCCCATGGGCCAGCAGCAGTCGATGGGCGGCCAGAACCCGCTCGGCCAGCAGATGCAGCCCATGGGCCAGCAGATGCAGCCGATGGGTCAGCAGATGCAGCCGATGGGTCAGCCCATGCAGCAGATGCAGCAGCAGCCGCAGCTCCCGCAGCAGGGCCCCGGCGGCGACAGCGCCGCCCGCGTCCTGTCCCTGGCGCAGCAGACCGCCGACCAGGCGATCGCGGAGGCCCGTTCCGAGGCCAACAAGATCGTCGGCGAGGCCCGGTCGCGCGCCGAGGGCCTGGAGCGGGACGCCCGCGCCAAGGCCGACGCGCTGGAGCGGGACGCCCAGGAGAAGCACCGCGTCGCGATGGGCTCCCTGGAGTCCGCCCGCGCCACGCTGGAGCGCAAGGTCGAGGACCTGCGGGGCTTCGAGCGTGAGTACCGTACGCGTCTGAAGTCCTACCTGGAGTCGCAGCTGCGCCAGCTGGAGACCCAGGCGGACGACTCCCTGGCCCCGCCGCGCAACCCGGCCGGTCCCGCGCTGCCCCCGTCGCCGTCGCCCTCGATGGCTCCGGCCGGTGCGATGGGCCACTCCATGGGCGGCCCTTCCATGGGCGGTCCGTCCATGGGCGGTCCCTCCCCGATGGGTGCCGGTCCGTCCTACGGCGGCCAGCAGCAGATGTCCCCGGCGATGACCCAGCCGATGGCTCCGGTGCGGCCGGCTGCGCCGCAGCCGATGCAGGCGCCGTCGCCGATGCGGGGCTTCCTGATCGACGAGGACGACAACTAA